In Hyla sarda isolate aHylSar1 chromosome 9, aHylSar1.hap1, whole genome shotgun sequence, the following proteins share a genomic window:
- the SLC8A2 gene encoding sodium/calcium exchanger 2 isoform X3 produces MKRGISALLLNQDDEDKKLTTEEEEARRIAEMGKPILGEHSKMEIIIEESYEFKSTVDKLIKKTNLALVIGTHSWREQFMEAITVSAGDEEEEDDGRDEKLPSCFDYVMHFLTVFWKVLFAFVPPTEYWNGWACFCVCIIIVGLLTAVIGDLASHFGCTVGLKDSVTAVVFVALGTSIPDTFASKVAATQDQYADACIGNVTGSNAVNVFLGIGVAWSVAAIYWAIQGKDFVVKTGTLAFSVTLFTIFAFINISVLLYRRRPSIGGELGGSRLSKTLTAMLFVGLWFLYILFSSLEAYCHIKGF; encoded by the exons ATGATGAAGACAAGAAGCTGactacagaggaggaggaggctcgGAGGATTGCAGAGATGGGAAAGCCAATACTTGGGGAGCACTCCAAGATGGAGATCATTATCGAAGAGTCCTATGAATTCAAG AGCACAGTGGACAAACTTATAAAGAAGACAAACTTGGCACTGGTGATCGGCACCCACTCCTGGCGCGAACAGTTCATGGAAGCCATCACCGTCAGTGCAG GtgatgaggaagaggaggatgatggAAGAGATGAAAAGCTCCCTTCCTGTTTTGACTACGTCATGCACTTCCTAACAGTGTTCTGGAAAGTCCTGTTTGCCTTTGTGCCCCCTACAGAATACTGGAATGGCTGGGCCTGCTTCTGTGTCTGTATCATCATTGTGGGGCTACTAACTGCAGTCATAGGTGACCTAGCTTCACATTTTGGCTGCACCGTAGGGCTGAAGGACTCAGTAACAGCTGTGGTGTTTGTTGCACTTGGCACATCTATCCCCG ATACATTTGCAAGTAAGGTGGCGGCCACACAAGACCAGTATGCAGATGCCTGCATCGGCAATGTGACAGGCAGCAATGCAGTAAATGTCTTCTTGGGCATTGGGGTGGCTTGGTCTGTAGCTGCAATCTACTGGGCCATTCAAGGAAAAGACTTTGTGGTGAAAACGGGTACATTGGCCTTTTCGGTCACACTCTTCACCATATTTGCATTCATCAATATCAGTGTCCTCTTATATCGGCGTAGACCCAGTATAGGAGGAGAGCTAGGGGGGTCTCGTCTCTCCAAAACCCTCACTGCCATGCTTTTTGTAGGCCTGTGGTTTCTCTACATCTTGTTCTCTAGCCTGGAAGCCTACTGCCATATCAAGGGCTTCTAA
- the SLC8A2 gene encoding sodium/calcium exchanger 2 isoform X4 yields MKRGISDDEDKKLTTEEEEARRIAEMGKPILGEHSKMEIIIEESYEFKSTVDKLIKKTNLALVIGTHSWREQFMEAITVSAGDEEEEDDGRDEKLPSCFDYVMHFLTVFWKVLFAFVPPTEYWNGWACFCVCIIIVGLLTAVIGDLASHFGCTVGLKDSVTAVVFVALGTSIPDTFASKVAATQDQYADACIGNVTGSNAVNVFLGIGVAWSVAAIYWAIQGKDFVVKTGTLAFSVTLFTIFAFINISVLLYRRRPSIGGELGGSRLSKTLTAMLFVGLWFLYILFSSLEAYCHIKGF; encoded by the exons ATGATGAAGACAAGAAGCTGactacagaggaggaggaggctcgGAGGATTGCAGAGATGGGAAAGCCAATACTTGGGGAGCACTCCAAGATGGAGATCATTATCGAAGAGTCCTATGAATTCAAG AGCACAGTGGACAAACTTATAAAGAAGACAAACTTGGCACTGGTGATCGGCACCCACTCCTGGCGCGAACAGTTCATGGAAGCCATCACCGTCAGTGCAG GtgatgaggaagaggaggatgatggAAGAGATGAAAAGCTCCCTTCCTGTTTTGACTACGTCATGCACTTCCTAACAGTGTTCTGGAAAGTCCTGTTTGCCTTTGTGCCCCCTACAGAATACTGGAATGGCTGGGCCTGCTTCTGTGTCTGTATCATCATTGTGGGGCTACTAACTGCAGTCATAGGTGACCTAGCTTCACATTTTGGCTGCACCGTAGGGCTGAAGGACTCAGTAACAGCTGTGGTGTTTGTTGCACTTGGCACATCTATCCCCG ATACATTTGCAAGTAAGGTGGCGGCCACACAAGACCAGTATGCAGATGCCTGCATCGGCAATGTGACAGGCAGCAATGCAGTAAATGTCTTCTTGGGCATTGGGGTGGCTTGGTCTGTAGCTGCAATCTACTGGGCCATTCAAGGAAAAGACTTTGTGGTGAAAACGGGTACATTGGCCTTTTCGGTCACACTCTTCACCATATTTGCATTCATCAATATCAGTGTCCTCTTATATCGGCGTAGACCCAGTATAGGAGGAGAGCTAGGGGGGTCTCGTCTCTCCAAAACCCTCACTGCCATGCTTTTTGTAGGCCTGTGGTTTCTCTACATCTTGTTCTCTAGCCTGGAAGCCTACTGCCATATCAAGGGCTTCTAA